A window of the Microvirga terrae genome harbors these coding sequences:
- a CDS encoding winged helix-turn-helix domain-containing protein yields the protein MASRTRFSLAQARRIALAAQGFHEGRPAAAAKRHLSRVLQRSHLLQIDSVNVLVRAHYMPLFSRIGAYDRSLLETTAYHPRRREAFEYWGHEASLIRLDLHPHFRWRMERARRGEGIYGGLARFGRERRAFIEEVRREIETRGPIGAGELSIGGKGQGSWWGWSDGKRALEWLFWAGLVTTATRRGFERLYDLPERVLPAHILNAPTPSPEEAQRELLRLSIRSLGIASERCLRDYFRLDPQDAKARIPELVEAGDLVPVAVEGWSGPVYLDPQARHPRRVEARALVSPFDPIVWERTRTERLFDFRYRIEIYTPVEKREFGYYCLPFVLGERIVARVDLKADRAAGNLIVHSIHPEAGVSPEEIAPALGDELRLMATWLNLGSITAPKAWRTSLAV from the coding sequence ATGGCATCCCGCACCCGATTCTCCCTCGCCCAGGCCCGGCGCATCGCGCTCGCCGCGCAAGGCTTCCATGAAGGCCGCCCCGCGGCGGCGGCCAAGCGCCATCTGAGCCGCGTGCTGCAGCGCTCGCACCTGCTCCAGATCGATTCGGTCAATGTGCTGGTCCGGGCTCATTACATGCCGCTCTTCTCGCGGATCGGCGCCTATGACCGCAGTCTTCTCGAGACGACCGCCTATCACCCGAGGCGGCGCGAGGCCTTCGAGTACTGGGGTCACGAGGCCTCCCTGATCCGCCTCGATCTGCACCCTCACTTCCGCTGGCGCATGGAGCGAGCCCGGCGCGGCGAGGGCATCTATGGCGGCCTCGCCCGGTTCGGGCGCGAGAGGCGCGCCTTCATCGAGGAGGTTCGCCGCGAGATCGAAACCCGCGGTCCGATCGGGGCGGGCGAGCTCTCGATCGGCGGTAAGGGTCAGGGCTCTTGGTGGGGCTGGAGCGACGGCAAGCGGGCGCTCGAATGGCTGTTCTGGGCCGGCCTGGTCACCACGGCCACGCGGCGCGGCTTCGAGCGCCTCTACGACCTGCCGGAGCGGGTTCTGCCCGCCCACATCCTGAACGCCCCGACGCCCTCGCCCGAGGAGGCGCAGCGCGAGCTGCTTCGGCTCTCCATCCGGTCGCTCGGCATCGCGTCGGAGCGGTGCCTGCGCGACTATTTCCGCCTGGACCCGCAGGACGCGAAGGCCCGCATCCCCGAACTCGTCGAGGCCGGCGATCTCGTCCCCGTCGCGGTGGAGGGCTGGAGCGGGCCGGTCTATCTCGACCCGCAGGCCAGGCACCCGCGCCGGGTCGAGGCCCGGGCCCTCGTGTCGCCCTTCGATCCGATCGTCTGGGAGCGCACCCGGACCGAGCGCCTGTTCGATTTCCGCTACCGGATCGAGATCTACACCCCGGTCGAGAAGCGCGAATTCGGCTATTACTGCCTGCCCTTCGTGCTCGGCGAACGGATCGTCGCCCGGGTCGACCTCAAGGCGGACCGGGCGGCCGGCAACCTCATCGTGCATTCGATCCATCCGGAAGCCGGCGTGTCCCCCGAGGAGATCGCGCCGGCGCTCGGGGACGAGCTTCGCCTCATGGCTACATGGCTCAACCTCGGCAGCATCACCGCCCCGAAGGCGTGGCGGACGTCGCTGGCGGTGTGA
- a CDS encoding regulatory protein RecX, producing MTDDPKPVRKPPRKVTPAYLQRAALAYLERYASSAENLRRVLRRKVDKRCRLRGEDPAEFHDMIDEVVAKSLRSGLIDDTRYAEARVASLRRRGGSARAIQAKLSAKGVDRTAIAAALEGEEGDEEQAARAFARRRRLGPFRPGERAPYRDKDLAAMARAGFRFDVARGIVDGDRDDPGES from the coding sequence ATGACCGACGATCCGAAACCGGTCCGCAAGCCGCCCCGGAAGGTGACGCCGGCCTATCTCCAGCGCGCGGCGCTGGCCTATCTCGAGCGCTATGCCTCCTCGGCCGAGAACCTGCGCCGCGTCCTGCGGCGCAAGGTCGACAAGCGCTGCCGCCTGCGCGGCGAGGACCCGGCCGAGTTTCACGACATGATCGACGAGGTGGTGGCCAAGAGCCTGAGGAGCGGCCTCATCGACGATACCCGCTACGCCGAGGCCCGCGTCGCCTCCCTGCGCCGCCGGGGCGGCTCGGCCCGGGCGATCCAGGCCAAGCTCTCCGCCAAGGGCGTCGACCGCACCGCCATCGCGGCGGCCCTGGAGGGCGAGGAGGGCGACGAGGAGCAGGCGGCCCGCGCCTTCGCCCGCCGCCGCAGGCTCGGGCCGTTCCGGCCGGGAGAGCGGGCGCCCTATCGCGACAAGGATCTCGCCGCCATGGCGCGGGCCGGGTTCCGCTTCGACGTGGCGCGCGGCATCGTCGATGGAGACCGGGACGATCCCGGTGAATCATAG
- a CDS encoding phosphatase PAP2 family protein, translated as MHTLLAPATRLWLRLRLNEVGPLLSMSACGFFAWAFIALADEVREGETHALDSRLLLALRDPQNPANPLGPSWLEESARDITGLGGYAILTLLTLAAVAYLLMAGKRGAALLVLAAIVGGTLLSTGLKLGFERPRPDLVPHATRVYTASFPSGHAMMSAITYLTLGALLARIEKSRRVSAFIMGLAILTTLLVGMSRVYLGVHWPSDVLAGWAVGAAWASLCWFVALQLQRRGQVEKPGEASPPADAKPE; from the coding sequence ATGCACACGCTTCTTGCTCCCGCCACCCGCCTTTGGCTTCGCCTGCGCCTGAACGAGGTCGGTCCTCTGCTGTCCATGTCCGCCTGCGGGTTCTTCGCCTGGGCCTTCATCGCGCTGGCGGACGAGGTGCGCGAGGGGGAAACCCATGCCCTCGACAGCCGGCTCCTGCTGGCCCTGCGCGATCCGCAGAACCCGGCCAACCCGCTCGGACCCTCCTGGCTGGAGGAATCGGCCCGGGACATCACCGGCCTCGGCGGCTACGCGATCCTGACGCTCCTCACCCTGGCGGCGGTCGCGTATCTGCTCATGGCGGGCAAGCGCGGCGCGGCCCTCCTGGTCCTGGCCGCCATCGTCGGGGGCACGCTCCTCTCCACGGGCCTCAAGCTCGGGTTCGAGCGGCCCCGGCCGGATCTGGTGCCCCACGCGACGCGGGTCTACACGGCGAGCTTCCCGAGTGGCCACGCGATGATGTCGGCGATCACCTATCTGACCTTGGGCGCCCTGCTCGCCCGGATCGAGAAGAGCCGGCGCGTCAGCGCGTTCATCATGGGGCTGGCGATCCTGACGACCCTGCTCGTGGGGATGAGCCGCGTCTATCTCGGCGTGCACTGGCCGAGCGACGTCCTGGCCGGATGGGCGGTCGGCGCCGCCTGGGCGTCCCTGTGCTGGTTCGTGGCCCTGCAATTGCAGCGGCGCGGCCAGGTGGAGAAGCCCGGCGAGGCCTCGCCCCCCGCGGATGCCAAGCCGGAATGA